A single window of Venturia canescens isolate UGA chromosome 3, ASM1945775v1, whole genome shotgun sequence DNA harbors:
- the LOC122407781 gene encoding torso-like protein: MWNRGLLLAALAIIITVGGANAQKPRIGESINLLKRYGHFFENLSIRFMLKNVTDARIYRESGSTIFKPPPSTINVIRFGGSSVMVSANIQVAFCTKAEQLMQEVFNGFVFEGIKEPWRAFQLDWSKSTIARIFGINEFFVQDDYRYILLKIIRSSDNQLAFEPSAVELDADAATGTERVFINDTASTFEFIKRFGTHYISSYSTGDALYQVFVYRAPEFEMVKKVIEKKSIYDLDTIEKNWYFSSPVVSHVGRIQSASGDASFEKWVTERLKTSSWSIATTEPHSSLLNIIRNDKLLIRFYRKFDDRALLRMELKYLSAAFRNSTLREWFNFYISSLIKYVITYLSK, translated from the exons ATGTGGAATCGTGGCCTGTTGCTCGCCGCATTGGCGATAATAATTACCGTCGGAGGTGCGAATGCACAAAAGCCGCGAATAGGTGAATCGATTAATTTATTGAAGCGTTatggacatttttttgaaaacttgagCATCAGATTCATGCTCAAGAACGTCACAGATGCGCGGATTTATCGTGAATCGGGCTCTACGATTTTTAAACCCCCCCCATCGACAATTAATGTGATACGGTTCGGTGGATCATCCGTTATGGTCTCTGCTAATATTCAAGTCGCATTTTGTACCAAGGCTGAACAATTGATGCAGGAGGTTTTTAACGGCTTCGTGTTCGAGGGCATAAAGGAACCTTGGCGCGCTTTTCAACTAGATTGGTCGAAATCCACGATCGCCAGGATATTCGGTATAAATGAATTCTTCGTCCAAGATGATTATCGCTACATTTTGCTTAAGATAATCCGTTCAAGCGACAATCAATTAGCGTTCGAACCTAGTGCAGTCGAACTGGACGCCGATGCGGCCACCGGAACTGAACGTGTCTTCATAAATGATACAGCCAGTACTTTCGAATTTATTAAGAGATTTGGCACGCATTATATCTCTTCTTACTCTACTGGTGATGCCCTCTATCAA GTCTTCGTTTACCGTGCTCCGGAATttgaaatggtgaaaaaagtaattgaaaaaaaaagtatatacGACTTAgatacaatcgaaaaaaattggtattttTCCTCTCCTGTCGTCTCGCACGTTGGGAGAATACAATCGGCGAGTGGAGATGCATCCTTTGAGAAGTGGGTAACGGAGAGACTAAAGACATCATCCTGGAGCATCGCGACTACGGAGCCGCACTCGAGTCTCCTGAACATTATTAGAAATGATAAATTATTGATACGATTTTATAGAAAGTTCGATGATCGGGCTCTTCTCCGAATGGAACTGAAATACTTGTCAGCCGCCTTCCGAAATTCTACTCTTCGAGAATGGTTTAACTTTTACATTTCTTCATTGATCAAATATGTAATCACCTATctctcgaaataa